One window from the genome of Pyrus communis chromosome 16, drPyrComm1.1, whole genome shotgun sequence encodes:
- the LOC137719966 gene encoding vacuolar protein-sorting-associated protein 33 homolog — MAQIPNLDNAPINLTSLREQSQRELVNILKNIRGKKCLVIDQKLSGSLSSIIQTSILKEHGIELRHLSADPIQTDCSKLVYLVRSELTLMTLISSHIHNDTSKGLQREYYVYFVPRRTVACEKILEEEKVHHLLTIGEYPLYIVPLDEDVLSFELDLSYKEYLVNGDTSSLWHIAKAIHKLEFSFGVIPNLRAKGRGSVRVADILNRMQAEEPVNSPDMVVPEINTLILLDREVDMVTPMCSQLTYEGLLDEFLHINNGAVELDASVMGAAQQEGKKMKVPLNSSDKLFKELRDLNFEVVGQILRQKAQSMKQDYTDVTSNNQTVSELKDFVKKLNSLPEMTRHINLAQHLSTFTSKTSFLGQLDMEHTIIESQSYDICFEHIEEMIHKQEPLVNVLRLLILFSITNSGLPKKHFDYLRRELLHSYGFEHMVTLNNLEKAGLLKKQETKSNWLTVKRALQLVVEDTDTANPNDISYVFSGYAPLSIRLIQQAVRSGWRPIEEILRLLPGPHSEIKRGRFSSSPSVDTLQGHSASVDKVSDGRRSLVLVVFIGGVTFAEISALRFLSAQEGMAYDLIIGTTKMANGRTLTETFMGS, encoded by the exons ATGGCTCAGATTCCCAACTTAGACAATGCTCCGATCAATCTCACATCCCTCAG GGAACAGTCTCAGAGGGAGCTTGTGAACATCCTCAAGAAT ATTCGAGGAAAGAAGTGTTTGGTCATCGATCAGAAGCTCAGCGGCTCTCTCTCATCGATCATCCAGACTTCGATCCTCAAA GAACATGGGATTGAATTGCGACATCTTTCGGCTGATCCCATTCAAACTGACTGTTCCAAGCTGGTTTACCTTGTCCGTTCAGAGCTCACTTTGATGACGTTGATTAGTTCGCATATTCATAATGACACGTCAAAAGGACTGCAGAGAGAATACTATGTTTATTTTGTCCCTCGACGTACGGTTGCTTGTGAGAAG ATCCTTGAGGAGGAAAAGGTCCATCACTTGTTGACTATAGGGGAATACCCGCTATACATTGTTCCTTTGGACGAGGATGTTTTGTCATTCGAACTAGATCTTTCTTACAAG GAATACCTAGTCAATGGTGATACAAGCTCACTTTGGCATATTGCAAAAGCGATTCACAAGCTTGAG TTTTCTTTTGGGGTGATACCAAATTTGAGGGCGAAAGGCAGAGGTTCAGTGCGTGTTGCTGACATTCTAAACCGCATGCAAGCTGAAGAACCGGTTAACTCACCTGAT ATGGTTGTGCCAGAGATAAATACTCTCATCCTGTTAGATAGggag GTGGACATGGTAACTCCCATGTGTTCTCAACTAACATATGAAGGGCTTCTTGATGAG TTTCTGCATATCAACAATGGTGCTGTTGAGCTAGATGCATCTGTCATGGGGGCTGCCCAACAAGAGGGAAAGAAGATGAAAGTTCCACTTAATTCAAG TGACAAGCTGTTTAAAGAGTTACGGGATCTCAACTTTGAAGTTGTTGGCCAG ATACTACGTCAAAAAGCACAATCAATGAAGCAGGACTACACCGATGTGACTAGCAAT AACCAGACAGTTTCTGAATTGAAGGACTTTGTCAAAAAACTGAACTCATTGCCAGAAATGACT AGGCACATAAATCTTGCTCAGCATCTGTCAACGTTCACGTCAAAGACATCATTTCTTGGACAACTTGACATGGAACACACAATTATTGAGAGTCAAAGTTATGACAT ATGCTTTGAGCATATTGAAGAAATGATCCATAAGCAGGAGCCTCTTGTGAATGTCCTACGTCTTCTCATATTATTTTCTATTACAAATTCTGGGTTGCCCAAAAAGCATTTTGACTATTTAAG GAGAGAACTACTCCATAGTTATGGATTCGAGCACATGGTTACACTGAATAATTTAGAGAAAGCTGGATTGCTTAAAAAACag GAGACGAAAAGCAACTGGCTGACGGTTAAACGTGCCTTGCAACTTGTAGTTGAGGACACTGACACTGCAAA CCCCAATGACATCTCCTATGTGTTTTCTGGATATGCACCTCTTAGCATTCGCCTCATCCAGCAAGCTGTTCGATCTGGATG GCGTCCTATTGAAGAGATTCTGAGGCTTTTACCTGGACCACATTCAGAAATAAAGAGA GGCAGATTCTCAAGCAGCCCGTCGGTAGACACTTTGCAGGGGCATTCGGCCAGTGTAGACAA GGTATCTGATGGAAGGCGTTCTCTAGTACTTGTTGTCTTCATTGGAGGTGTAACGTTTGCGGAGATCTCTGCTCTTCGATTTCTCAGTGCTCAG GAAGGGATGGCatatgatttgataattgggaCCACGAAAATGGCCAACGGCCGCACCTTGACCGAAACATTCATGGGAAGTTAG